Proteins from one Chaetodon auriga isolate fChaAug3 chromosome 19, fChaAug3.hap1, whole genome shotgun sequence genomic window:
- the rcl1 gene encoding RNA 3'-terminal phosphate cyclase-like protein isoform X1, with protein MASHGLDYDGCNFFRQRLVLSTLSGKRVKIKNIRSKDDDPGLRDFEASFIRLLDKVTNGSRIEINQTGTVLFYQPGLLCGGSVEHDCNTQRSIGYYLEALLMLAPFMKTSLKATLRGVTNDPSDPTVDLLKSTAVPLMKKFGIDGESFDLKVVKRGMAPGGGGEVVFTCPACKTIRPVQLTDPGKIKRIRGVAYSVRVSPQMANRMVESARGVLNQFLPDIYIYTDHMKGANSGKSPGFGLTLVAETLNGSFLSAEMSSTPQGQGDPVLPEDLGRNCAKLLLEEVYRGGCVDSSNQSLALLLMTLGQQDVSKVLLGPLSPYTIEFLRHIRDFFQIMFKIEVQKPSEDERKGGDKVLMTCVGVGYSNINKTLK; from the exons atgGCAAGTCATGGGCTCGACTACGACGGCTGCAATTTCTTCAGACAGCGGCTGGTTTTATCCACACTCAGCGGGAAGCGTGTTAAAATTAAGAACATAAGGTCTAAAGATGACGACCCGGGGCTGCGCG ATTTTGAGGCCAGTTTCATCAGACTGCTCGACAAAGTGACCAATGGCTCCAGAATAGAGATTAACCAAACAG GCACTGTGCTGTTCTACCAGCCGGGCTTGCTGTGTGGTGGCTCTGTAGAACATGACTGCAACACGCAGCGCTCGATTGGCTACTACCTGGAGGCCCTTCTCATGCTGGCTCCGTTCATGAAGACGTCTCTGAAGGCTACGCTGAGGGGAGTCACCAACGACCCCTCTGACCCGACG GTCGACCTGCTGAAGTCCACAGCCGTCCCTCTGATGAAGAAGTTTGGCATTGATGGAGAGAGCTTTGATCTCAAG GTGGTGAAGAGGGGGATGGcacctggtggaggaggagaggtagTTTTCACATGTCCCGCCTGCAAGACCATCAGACCCGTGCAGCTGACCGACCCAGGAAAGATCAAGAGGATCAGAGGAGTGGC ATATTCGGTGCGAGTTTCTCCTCAGATGGCCAACAGGATGGTGGAATCAGCCAGGGGCGTCCTCAACCAGTTCCTTCCAGACATCTACATCTACACCGACCACATGAAGGGAGCCAACTCTGGCAA GTCTCCAGGTTTTGGCCTGACCCTGGTGGCAGAGACACTGAACGGCTCCTTCCTCAGCGCTGAGATGTCGTCCACGCCGCAGGGGCAGGGAGACCCCGTGCTACCAGAGGACCTTGGCAGGAACTGTGCCAAACTGCTATTGGAGGAGGTATATCGG GGTGGCTGCGTGGATTCATCCAATCAAAGCCTGGCGCTGCTCTTAATGACCCTTGGCCAACAGGACGTGTCAAAGGTTCTGCTCGGACCCCTCTCCCCATACAC GATCGAGTTCCTCAGACACATTAGAGATTTCTTCCAGATCATGTTCAAGATTGAGGTTCAGAAGCCTTCAGAAGACGAAAGGAAAGGGGGAGACAAGGTCCTCATGACCTGCGTAGGAGTCGGCTAcagcaacataaacaaaaccctgaaataA
- the rcl1 gene encoding RNA 3'-terminal phosphate cyclase-like protein isoform X2, translated as MLAPFMKTSLKATLRGVTNDPSDPTVDLLKSTAVPLMKKFGIDGESFDLKVVKRGMAPGGGGEVVFTCPACKTIRPVQLTDPGKIKRIRGVAYSVRVSPQMANRMVESARGVLNQFLPDIYIYTDHMKGANSGKSPGFGLTLVAETLNGSFLSAEMSSTPQGQGDPVLPEDLGRNCAKLLLEEVYRGGCVDSSNQSLALLLMTLGQQDVSKVLLGPLSPYTIEFLRHIRDFFQIMFKIEVQKPSEDERKGGDKVLMTCVGVGYSNINKTLK; from the exons ATGCTGGCTCCGTTCATGAAGACGTCTCTGAAGGCTACGCTGAGGGGAGTCACCAACGACCCCTCTGACCCGACG GTCGACCTGCTGAAGTCCACAGCCGTCCCTCTGATGAAGAAGTTTGGCATTGATGGAGAGAGCTTTGATCTCAAG GTGGTGAAGAGGGGGATGGcacctggtggaggaggagaggtagTTTTCACATGTCCCGCCTGCAAGACCATCAGACCCGTGCAGCTGACCGACCCAGGAAAGATCAAGAGGATCAGAGGAGTGGC ATATTCGGTGCGAGTTTCTCCTCAGATGGCCAACAGGATGGTGGAATCAGCCAGGGGCGTCCTCAACCAGTTCCTTCCAGACATCTACATCTACACCGACCACATGAAGGGAGCCAACTCTGGCAA GTCTCCAGGTTTTGGCCTGACCCTGGTGGCAGAGACACTGAACGGCTCCTTCCTCAGCGCTGAGATGTCGTCCACGCCGCAGGGGCAGGGAGACCCCGTGCTACCAGAGGACCTTGGCAGGAACTGTGCCAAACTGCTATTGGAGGAGGTATATCGG GGTGGCTGCGTGGATTCATCCAATCAAAGCCTGGCGCTGCTCTTAATGACCCTTGGCCAACAGGACGTGTCAAAGGTTCTGCTCGGACCCCTCTCCCCATACAC GATCGAGTTCCTCAGACACATTAGAGATTTCTTCCAGATCATGTTCAAGATTGAGGTTCAGAAGCCTTCAGAAGACGAAAGGAAAGGGGGAGACAAGGTCCTCATGACCTGCGTAGGAGTCGGCTAcagcaacataaacaaaaccctgaaataA
- the LOC143337904 gene encoding ER degradation-enhancing alpha-mannosidase-like protein 3: MKRIGNTVRWELVRTSGTGMMLKAILIASLLGWARCQEGQSMTPEEKTVIRDQIIEMFDHAYGSYMKYAYPADELMPLSCRGRVRGQEPNRGDIDDSLGKFSLTLIDTLDTLVVLNKLDEFEDAVRKVVRDVRLDNDVVVSVFETNIRVLGGLLGAHVMADLLRQRGERMQWYRDELLHMAKELGHRLLPAFNTTSGLPYPKVNLRYGVLNPLSRTGTESDTCTACAGTMILEFAALSRLSGESVFEANARKALDVLWERRQRGSDLVGTVINIHNEEWVRRDSGVGAGIDSYYEYLMKAYILLGDNVFLERFNIHYSAIMKYISQPPLLLNVHMHNPTVSVRSWMDSLLAFFPGLQVLRGDLKPAIETHEMLYQVTKQHKFLPEAFTTEFRVHWGQHLLRPEFAESTYYLYKATGDPYYLRVGQSIVEKLNAYARVPCGFAAVQDVRTGTHEDRMDSFFLAEMFKYLYLLFSEKSELPIDIDDYIFTTEAHLLPVSLSTTKLPCQGNNTETVPVSQEEDLFTHSCPSMETLFPNNPSFAKTIRDGYKYLTGVGRAFHPSPVREIELPLHDNGMEPVEFLKSMGISLTPLNEVMAGSTRSHKEHKGVYRVKLVAEVSQTSEEEEVVPHVVQLISPPFLGRMVLTAGPAKFGMDLTKQEHGVKGSIMKASPYTACGPVDNAVELKGHIALALRGDCMFAAKARRLQEAGAIGVIFIDHREGSNSEETPLFQMVGDGDSTEDITLPLVFLFSREGAVLTAALEEHRNVDVLLLPKERQLGHDKTEKPFGMNIKLRLAEEGELEEGAARGPTLEFVLKKEEALLKEEEEEELGGESQQQEFCTGAAENDRTEPCSAGSSQSPNSDSGPDTNP; this comes from the exons ATGAAGAGGATAGGAAATACAGTGCGCTGGGAACTGGTTCGCACGTCTGGCACAGGGATGATGCTGAAGGCCATACTGATCGCCAGTCTTCTTGGCTGGGCCAGATGTCAAGAGGGCCAGAGCATGACACCGGAAGAGAAGACTGTCATCAG gGACCAGATCATTGAAATGTTTGATCATGCTTACGGCAGTTACATG AAATATGCCTATCCAGCAGATGAGCTGatgcctctgagctgcaggggGAGAGTGCGGGGCCAGGAGCCCAATAGAGGGGACATAGATGATTCCTTGGGGAA gttttctcTGACACTCATCGACACCCTTGATACCCTGGTG GTGTTAAACAAGCTTGATGAGTTTGAGGACGCAGTGCGGAAGGTGGTGAGGGATGTGCGTCTGGACAACGATGTGGTGGTATCGGTGTTTGAGACCAACATCAGAGTTTTAGG AGGGCTTCTGGGAGCCCACGTGATGGCTGACCTGCTACGGCAGCGTGGGGAGAGGATGCAGTGGTATCGTGATGAGCTCCTACACATGGCCAAAGAGCTGGGCCATCGACTGCTGCCTGCCTTCAACACCACAAGTGGCCTTCCCTATCCTAAG GTGAATCTGCGGTATGGAGTCCTAAACCCACTTTCACGCACAGGCACCGAATCAGACACCTGCACAGCATGTGCTGGAACGATGATCCTGGAGTTTGCTGCCCTCAGCAGACTGTCAGGAGAGTCTGTGTTTGAG GCAAATGCAAGGAAGGCTCTGGACGTCCTctgggagaggagacagagaggaagtgacttGGTTGGAACTGTCATCAATATCCATAATGAAGAATGGGTCCGGAGGG ACAGTGGAGTTGGTGCTGGTATCGACTCATACTATGAATATCTGATGAAGGCCTACATCCTTCTGGGAGACAACGTGTTTCTGGAGAGGTTCAACATT CACTACAGTGCCATTATGAAGTACATCAGTCAGCCTCCCCTGCTGCTCaatgtacacatgcacaaccCCACTGTGAGCGTGCGCAGCTGGATGGACTCTCTCCTGGCATTCTTCCCTGGCTTACAG GTTTTGAGAGGAGATCTAAAACCAGCTATTGAGACTCATGAAATGCTTTACCAAGTcaccaaacagcacaaattTCTTCCGGAG GCTTTCACTACAGAGTTTAGAGTTCACTGGGGCCAACACCTACTGAGACCAGAGTTTGCAGAAAGCACCTACTACCTCTATAAG GCCACTGGCGACCCCTACTACCTCAGAGTGGGACAGTCCATCGTGGAAAAGCTCAATGCCTACGCCAGGGTGCCTTGCGGGTTTGCTGCTGTGCAGGATGTCCGCACTGGGACACATGAAGACAG GATGGACTCGTTCTTTCTGGCGGAGATGTTTAAATATCTGTACCTGCTGTTCTCGGAGAAGAGCGAGCTGCCCATCGACATTGACGACTACATCTTCACCACAGAggctcacctcctccctgtatCTCTCTCCACCACCAAGCTGCCCTGTCAGGGCAACAATACG GAGACTGTTCCCGTCTCTCAAGAGGAAGACCTGTTCACACACTCCTGCCCCAGCATGGAGACATTGTTCCCCAACAACCCCTCATTTGCCAAAACCATCCGGGACGGCTACAAGTACCTCACCGGGGTGGGACGAGCCTTCCACCCCTCACCTGTCAG GGAAATCGAACTGCCGCTCCATGATAATGGCATGGAGCCAGTGGAGTTCTTGAAAAGCATGGGCATTTCTCTCACTCCGCTGAATGAGGTCATGGCAGGAAGCACCAGAAGTCATAAG GAACATAAAGGAGTGTACCGGGTAAAACTTGTGGCAGAGGTGAGCCAGAcatcggaggaggaggaggtggtgccTCATGTCGTTCAGCTCATATCTCCCCCATTTCTGGGCAGGATGGTCCTCACAGCAGGACCTGCCAAGTTCGGAATGGACCTCACCAAGCAGGAGCACGGG GTGAAGGGCAGCATAATGAAAGCCTCCCCCTACACTGCATGTGGGCCAGTAGATAATGCAGTGGAGCTTAAAGGCCACATCGCTCTGGCACTGCGCGGTGACTGCATGTTTGCTGCAAAGGCTCGTCGGCTGCAGGAGGCAGGAGCCATAGGAGTCATCTTCATAG ACCACCGTGAGGGAAGTAATAGCGAGGAGACTCCCCTCTTCCAGATGGTTGGAGATGGGGACTCCACTGAAGACATCACCCTGCCTTTGGTCTTCCTGTTCAGCCGCGAAGGTGCCGTGCTCACCGCTGCTCTGGAGGAACATCGCAATGTGGATGTACTGCTGCTGCCCAAGGAGAGGCAGCTGGGACACG ATAAGACAGAAAAACCTTTCGGCATGAACATCAAACTCCGCCtggcagaggagggggagctGGAGGAAGGAGCAGCCAGGGGGCCCACCTTGGAGTTTGTTttgaagaaagaggaggcacTTCtcaaggaagaggaggaagaggagctcgGAGGAGAGTCGCAGCAGCAGGAGTTCTGCACAGGGGCAGCGGAGAATGACAGAACTGAACCGTGCTCAGCGGGTTCATCTCAATCCCCAAATTCTGACAGTGGACCAGACACAAACCCTTGA
- the LOC143337908 gene encoding annexin A3-like yields the protein MSVWDDLDLLLDSPSSLTVTSSARGTVKDKPNLKVEDDVSALRKAIEGVGTTEKTLIEVLTQRSNAQRQLIAKAYEKATGRTLVADLEGDTHGDFEDLLVALVTPPDVYDCHEVIKAIKGAGTTESTLTEIFASRSNRQIKAMSEAYLAETGRSMIHDLQSEVSGDYGKALFILAEGKRDESTNVDAAKAKADAKALYEAGEKKWGTDEGKFIDILCHRSIPQLRQTLVEYKNISKKTLQDSIESEMSGDLEKLLVAVVKCVKNVPAYLAERLFKSMKGLGTTESTLTRILVSRSEIDLLDIRAEYKKLFGCSLYSQLESEVSGSYGDTLKHLCGQED from the exons ATGTCTGTTTGG GATGACTTGGACCTGCTCTTAGACTCCCCCTCCTCACTGACTGTGACA TCCAGTGCAAGAGGAACTGTGAAGGACAAGCCCAACCTCAAGGTGGAGGATGATGTGTCTGCATTAAGGAAGGCCATAGAGGGTGTCG GTACGACAGAAAAGACACTAATTGAGGTGTTGACCCAGAGAAGTAACGCTCAGCGTCAGCTCATTGCTAAGGCCTATGAGAAAGCCACAGGAAGG ACATTAGTAGCTGACCTGGAGGGAGACACTCACGGAGACTTTGAGGACTTGTTGGTGGCCTTGGTGACGCCTCCTGATGTCTACGACTGTCATGAAGTCATCAAAGCCATCAAG GGTGCAGGGACCACAGAGAGTACGCTGACAGAAATCTTTGCCTCGAGATCCAACAGGCAGATCAAGGCCATGTCTGAAGCATATCTTGCAG AAACTGGAAGATCGATGATTCATGATCTGCAGTCGGAGGTGTCTGGAGATTACGGCAAAGCGCTGTTCATCTTGGCTGAG GGGAAGAGAGACGAGAGCACCAACGTGGACGCTGCTAAAGCCAAAGCAGATGCGAAG GCCCTGTATGAAGCCGGGGAGAAGAAGTGGGGAACTGATGAGGGGAAGTTTATCGACATCCTGTGCCACAGGAGCATTCCCCAGCTTCGACAGA CTCTGGTCGAGTACAAGAACATCAGTAAGAAGACTCTGCAGGACAGCATCGAGAGCGAGATGTCTGGAGACctggagaagctgctggtgGCCGTCG TTAAATGTGTGAAGAACGTTCCTGCATACCTTGCTGAGAGGCTTTTCAAGAGCATGAAG GGTCTGGGGACCACAGAGTCCACTCTGACCAGGATACTGGTCAGTCGCTCAGAGATTGACCTGCTGGACATCAGAGCTGAGTACAAGAAGCTGTTTGGATGTTCCCTCTACTCCCAGTTAGAG TCTGAAGTGTCGGGCAGTTATGGTGACACCCTCAAGCATCTATGTGGTCAAGAAGACTAA